A DNA window from Pseudodesulfovibrio thermohalotolerans contains the following coding sequences:
- a CDS encoding PAS domain S-box protein, translating into MSDDAVPASPQLTALERQWLDAHPVVRLGGDPGFAPFEYLDADGNYRGIVMEYLELLGKMLGVKFQVESGGEWRDTVRKAKAGDLDGLACVGVSEERRQFFLFTRPYLTAPQVVFSRKGGKRPASEEEMGNLLVGVQDSSLNHIWVSSMKDSYPILYPSAQEAFLALSAGEIDVVVDNLSTATWIVDQYNLGNVEVAFPLADAPQGLAIGVSKNLPELATILDKALAAIPRDVALEIQNRGRREAGAGSGQARVELTTEEEAWIAAHPEIDIAVMAAWPPLNFVDNEGRPAGIGVDVIRLLAERVGLDVKLQGGAFGDNLNAVREGRLDGLMDVTPKPERAVYLNFTEPYLNIPHVIIGRAGDDYFYDESLLDGNVLALEKGFGNVAYFRERHPRVKILELEDTSACLAAVSTGRADAYAGNRAVATYLIAKELLTNLQVQGKLRKPGSILSIGLRKDEPLLVSILDKALDSMTPADWLLIQRRWTGADANFRKFVPTAEQAKWLESHGDIRVGVEPGWMPYSDVAGERFEGVLAEYVSALSGKLGVSMTAATGISWQTAMDMAAKGQLDVVAGVTPTPERQRYLRFTKPFLQVPVVLVTRDEALFIRSLDDLRGKRVAVVRGRVTEEYLRTGHPKISVLPRETLKEALGAVREGDADAMMDDMGAITYAIKLNDMKGLIVAATTEYELNLAFGVRKDWPELVSILNEALKTIPEAERRSFFDRWVNVHVETQVDWLRVWLIVLGVAAVGGAVLWAVLAWNRRLAREVAERTAAERKLQAMSGAVHDAMVMINGQAEVKYWNLAAEQMFGITAEEALGGDLHDLVGPEWSREAAREGLAGFRETGQGAVVGSLREIVAIRGDGTEFPAELAVSSFRLDDGWYAVGTIRDLTRRKEAERQLTRLYNAVEQSPVSILITDTSGKIEYVNPYFTRLTGYAAEEVIGRNPRILKSGGHDAEFYGKMWETITRGEIWTGEIVNRKKNGELHWENATISPLKDEDGNIASFLAVKQDVTDRKLAEQALAEAQEDSRLILESVGEGVMGVDAEGRIIFVNPTGLKLLGYGQDELMGADLHRTIHHSRPDGSPYPAELCPVREAYSQGRNCRVADECLWRKDGTGFAAEYTAVPMRRGGMTIGAVLVFQDITARRQAEEALREKQRQLRAIIDNLPSMVALKDREGRYLMVNEFFEEAVGVPVEAVLGKTDAESLPPEAAGPLMAVDREVLESGRMRVCEEEVPHPDGTVHTYLTTKVPLQDETGEVDKLVVLATDITGRRRMERELVEAKNLAEEATRAKSDFLANMSHEIRTPMNAILGMSHLAMQTELSPKQVDYLGKIDSSAKALLRIINDILDFSKIEAGRLEVEKTGFHLEEVLDSLVNLVGVPAQEKGLELLVSVAPGVHENLVGDPLRLGQILTNLAGNAVKFTESGEIHISVEEVESSDDDVLLSFEVRDTGMGMTGPQMEKLFTAFTQADVSTTRKFGGTGLGLTISKQLVAMMGGEIGVTSEKGVGSTFRFTVRFGLLDKPLRRFKVRDSLKGMKILVVDDNLTSREILSGILRSFDFKVDTVSGAAEALDRLEAAEPPYRLVLMDWRMPGMDGIEASRRIKENRHLKDTPTIIMITAYGREEVMQQADNLGLEGILLKPVSQSVLFNTIMEVFGESFQVESRAKRGGGMLAEAREKAGGARVLLAEDNSVNRQVATEILEQAGLFVSVAENGGKAVELAGREDFDIILMDIQMPEMDGFEATRIIRESARNSGTPILAMTAHAMSGDEEKSLRAGMDGHLTKPIDVDKLYGALIRWVRGKGGPEQALPEAGSDESGAGLPESLPGFDLDAGLARVGGNEKLYRKLLLELRNDYVGTPGELRQALANRDFPEASHLAHALKGVAGNLGAERLQETARAVEAAATAGTDFTAELDAFDEVFGEAVRALAAIPDAGDEADKGALPASFEMLIEALEEMRQALRTRKPKLCREALERMKALQWPESLRKEFSRVGMLVGKYDFKAALSLVESMDDKLKE; encoded by the coding sequence TTGTCCGATGACGCTGTTCCGGCGTCTCCCCAACTCACCGCTCTTGAGCGGCAATGGCTCGACGCGCATCCGGTCGTCCGCCTCGGCGGCGATCCCGGGTTCGCTCCGTTCGAGTATTTGGACGCCGACGGCAATTATCGCGGTATCGTCATGGAGTATCTGGAACTTCTCGGGAAGATGCTTGGCGTGAAATTTCAGGTCGAGTCGGGCGGCGAATGGCGGGATACGGTGCGCAAGGCCAAGGCCGGGGACCTGGACGGGCTCGCCTGCGTGGGCGTCAGCGAGGAGCGGCGGCAGTTTTTCCTTTTCACCCGGCCGTATCTGACCGCTCCGCAGGTGGTTTTTTCCCGCAAGGGAGGCAAGCGTCCCGCTTCCGAGGAGGAGATGGGCAATCTCCTCGTGGGCGTCCAGGACTCCTCGCTGAATCACATTTGGGTCAGCTCCATGAAGGACAGCTACCCCATTCTCTATCCATCGGCCCAGGAAGCCTTTCTCGCCCTGAGCGCGGGCGAGATCGACGTGGTGGTGGACAACCTTTCCACGGCTACATGGATCGTCGACCAGTACAATCTGGGCAACGTGGAAGTGGCCTTTCCCCTGGCCGACGCGCCGCAGGGGCTGGCCATTGGCGTGAGCAAGAATCTGCCCGAGCTGGCCACCATCCTGGACAAGGCGCTCGCGGCCATTCCGCGCGACGTGGCGCTGGAAATCCAGAATCGGGGACGGCGGGAGGCCGGGGCCGGGAGCGGCCAGGCCCGCGTGGAACTGACGACCGAGGAAGAGGCGTGGATCGCGGCCCATCCCGAAATAGACATCGCGGTCATGGCCGCCTGGCCGCCGTTGAATTTCGTGGACAACGAAGGTCGTCCCGCCGGTATAGGGGTGGACGTCATCCGCTTGCTGGCCGAGCGCGTCGGGTTGGATGTGAAGCTTCAGGGCGGCGCGTTCGGCGACAATCTGAACGCGGTGCGGGAAGGACGGCTGGACGGCCTCATGGATGTGACGCCCAAGCCGGAGCGGGCGGTCTACCTCAACTTCACGGAACCGTATCTCAATATTCCGCACGTCATCATCGGCCGGGCCGGGGACGACTATTTTTATGACGAGTCCTTGCTCGACGGGAATGTGCTGGCGTTGGAAAAAGGGTTCGGCAATGTGGCCTATTTCCGCGAGCGTCATCCCCGGGTGAAGATTCTGGAGCTCGAAGACACCAGCGCGTGCCTTGCCGCCGTTTCAACAGGCAGGGCGGACGCCTATGCGGGAAACAGGGCGGTCGCCACCTACCTGATCGCCAAGGAACTGCTGACGAATCTACAGGTTCAGGGCAAGCTCAGGAAACCCGGATCGATTCTCTCCATCGGCCTCCGCAAGGACGAGCCGCTTCTGGTTTCCATTCTCGACAAGGCACTGGATTCGATGACCCCGGCCGACTGGCTGCTTATCCAGAGGCGGTGGACCGGAGCGGACGCGAACTTTCGCAAGTTCGTTCCGACCGCGGAGCAGGCCAAGTGGCTGGAAAGCCACGGCGACATCAGGGTTGGCGTGGAACCCGGCTGGATGCCTTACTCCGACGTCGCGGGCGAACGGTTTGAAGGAGTCCTTGCCGAATACGTTTCGGCCCTGTCCGGGAAGTTGGGCGTTTCGATGACCGCCGCCACCGGCATTAGCTGGCAAACGGCCATGGACATGGCCGCCAAGGGGCAGCTCGACGTCGTGGCGGGAGTGACGCCCACTCCTGAGCGGCAGCGGTATCTGCGTTTTACCAAGCCTTTTCTTCAGGTCCCGGTCGTGCTCGTGACCAGGGATGAGGCCTTGTTCATCCGCAGCCTGGACGATCTGCGCGGCAAGCGCGTGGCCGTGGTCCGAGGCCGGGTGACGGAGGAGTATCTTCGGACGGGACATCCAAAGATATCGGTTCTGCCCCGGGAAACCCTGAAGGAGGCGTTGGGGGCCGTGCGGGAGGGCGACGCGGACGCCATGATGGACGATATGGGAGCCATCACCTACGCCATCAAGCTCAACGACATGAAGGGGCTCATCGTCGCCGCGACCACCGAGTACGAGCTGAACCTCGCTTTCGGCGTGCGCAAGGACTGGCCGGAGCTGGTGAGCATTTTGAACGAGGCGTTGAAGACCATCCCCGAAGCCGAGCGGCGCAGTTTCTTCGACCGCTGGGTGAATGTGCACGTGGAGACCCAGGTGGACTGGCTGCGGGTATGGCTCATCGTGCTCGGCGTGGCGGCCGTGGGCGGAGCCGTCCTGTGGGCCGTCCTGGCCTGGAACCGCAGGCTGGCCCGCGAGGTGGCCGAGCGCACAGCGGCTGAGCGCAAGCTGCAGGCCATGAGCGGGGCGGTGCACGACGCCATGGTCATGATAAACGGCCAGGCCGAGGTCAAATACTGGAACTTGGCGGCGGAGCAGATGTTCGGCATCACGGCCGAAGAGGCCCTGGGCGGCGATCTGCATGATCTCGTCGGCCCCGAATGGAGCCGCGAGGCCGCCCGGGAAGGGTTGGCCGGTTTCCGCGAGACCGGACAGGGGGCGGTTGTGGGCAGCCTCCGGGAAATAGTCGCTATCCGGGGGGACGGCACGGAATTCCCGGCCGAGCTGGCGGTGTCGTCCTTCCGCCTGGACGACGGCTGGTATGCGGTGGGCACCATCCGGGACCTGACCCGGCGCAAGGAGGCCGAAAGGCAGTTGACCCGGCTCTACAACGCCGTGGAGCAGAGCCCGGTGTCCATCCTCATTACCGACACCTCCGGCAAAATCGAATACGTGAATCCTTATTTCACCCGGCTTACCGGCTACGCCGCCGAGGAAGTGATCGGCCGCAACCCTCGCATTTTGAAATCCGGCGGGCACGACGCCGAATTCTACGGCAAGATGTGGGAGACCATCACTCGCGGCGAGATATGGACCGGCGAGATCGTCAACCGGAAGAAAAACGGCGAATTGCATTGGGAGAACGCCACCATTTCCCCGCTCAAGGACGAGGATGGAAACATCGCCAGCTTCCTGGCCGTGAAGCAGGACGTCACCGACCGAAAGCTCGCCGAGCAGGCGCTCGCCGAGGCCCAGGAGGACAGCCGGCTCATTCTCGAAAGCGTGGGAGAGGGCGTCATGGGAGTGGACGCCGAGGGCCGGATCATCTTCGTGAACCCGACCGGGCTCAAGCTGCTCGGATACGGGCAGGACGAGCTCATGGGGGCCGACCTGCACCGGACGATCCATCATTCGCGCCCTGACGGCAGCCCGTACCCGGCGGAACTCTGTCCCGTGCGGGAAGCCTATTCCCAGGGACGCAATTGCCGGGTGGCCGACGAATGCCTGTGGCGCAAGGACGGCACCGGGTTCGCCGCGGAGTACACCGCCGTGCCCATGCGGCGGGGCGGCATGACCATCGGGGCGGTCCTGGTCTTCCAGGACATCACGGCGCGCAGGCAGGCTGAAGAGGCGCTCCGCGAGAAGCAGCGTCAGCTTAGGGCCATTATCGACAACCTGCCGAGCATGGTCGCCCTCAAGGACCGGGAGGGCCGGTATCTGATGGTCAACGAATTCTTCGAGGAGGCCGTCGGCGTCCCGGTGGAGGCGGTGCTGGGCAAGACCGACGCCGAGAGCCTGCCCCCCGAAGCGGCCGGTCCGCTCATGGCCGTGGACCGGGAGGTCCTGGAGAGCGGACGGATGCGCGTTTGCGAGGAGGAGGTGCCGCACCCGGACGGCACGGTTCACACCTATCTGACCACCAAGGTTCCGTTGCAGGACGAGACCGGCGAGGTGGACAAGCTGGTGGTCCTCGCCACGGACATCACCGGCCGCCGCAGGATGGAGCGGGAGCTCGTCGAAGCCAAGAATCTCGCCGAGGAGGCCACCCGGGCCAAGTCCGACTTCCTGGCCAACATGTCCCACGAAATCCGCACGCCCATGAACGCCATCCTGGGTATGAGCCACCTCGCCATGCAGACGGAGCTGTCGCCCAAGCAGGTGGATTATTTAGGCAAGATCGATTCCTCGGCCAAGGCGCTTTTGCGGATCATCAACGATATCCTGGATTTTTCCAAGATTGAGGCGGGCAGACTGGAGGTCGAGAAAACCGGATTCCATCTGGAGGAGGTGCTCGACAGCCTGGTGAATCTGGTCGGCGTCCCGGCCCAGGAAAAGGGACTGGAGCTGTTGGTCTCCGTGGCTCCGGGCGTGCACGAGAACCTGGTGGGCGATCCCCTCCGCCTCGGCCAGATTCTCACCAACCTGGCGGGCAACGCCGTCAAGTTCACGGAGAGCGGGGAAATCCACATCAGTGTGGAGGAAGTGGAATCGTCCGATGACGATGTCCTGCTCAGTTTCGAGGTCCGGGATACCGGCATGGGCATGACCGGCCCGCAGATGGAGAAGCTGTTCACGGCGTTTACCCAGGCCGATGTCTCGACCACTCGCAAGTTCGGCGGCACCGGGCTCGGTCTGACCATCTCGAAGCAGCTCGTGGCCATGATGGGGGGCGAGATCGGGGTGACGTCGGAAAAGGGCGTGGGATCGACGTTCCGGTTCACGGTGCGCTTCGGCCTGCTCGACAAGCCGCTCAGGCGGTTCAAGGTCAGGGATTCCCTCAAGGGCATGAAGATTCTGGTGGTCGACGACAACCTGACCTCTCGGGAGATTCTGTCGGGCATTCTCAGGTCCTTCGACTTCAAGGTGGACACCGTGTCCGGCGCGGCCGAGGCCCTGGATCGGCTGGAGGCGGCCGAACCGCCCTACAGGCTGGTGCTCATGGATTGGCGGATGCCCGGCATGGACGGCATCGAGGCGTCCCGGCGGATCAAGGAGAACCGGCATCTCAAGGACACGCCCACGATCATCATGATTACGGCCTACGGACGGGAGGAGGTCATGCAGCAGGCGGACAATCTCGGCCTGGAAGGCATCCTGCTCAAGCCGGTCAGCCAGTCCGTGCTGTTCAACACCATCATGGAAGTGTTCGGCGAATCCTTCCAGGTGGAGTCGCGCGCGAAAAGGGGCGGGGGAATGCTGGCCGAGGCAAGGGAAAAGGCCGGCGGTGCGCGGGTCCTGCTGGCGGAGGACAACTCCGTCAACCGGCAGGTGGCCACCGAGATACTGGAGCAGGCGGGCCTTTTCGTGTCCGTTGCGGAGAACGGCGGAAAGGCTGTGGAGCTGGCCGGGCGCGAGGATTTCGACATCATCCTCATGGATATCCAGATGCCCGAGATGGACGGCTTCGAGGCGACCCGTATCATTCGCGAGTCCGCGCGGAACAGCGGCACGCCGATTCTGGCCATGACCGCTCACGCCATGAGCGGCGACGAGGAGAAGAGCCTCAGGGCGGGAATGGACGGGCACCTGACGAAACCCATCGACGTGGACAAGCTGTACGGCGCGCTCATCCGGTGGGTGCGCGGCAAGGGCGGGCCGGAACAGGCCTTGCCCGAAGCTGGCTCGGACGAAAGCGGGGCCGGTCTGCCCGAGAGCCTGCCGGGCTTCGATCTCGACGCAGGGCTGGCGCGGGTCGGCGGCAACGAGAAATTATACAGGAAATTGCTGCTCGAATTGCGTAATGATTATGTCGGAACCCCTGGCGAGCTTCGGCAGGCTCTGGCGAACCGCGACTTCCCGGAAGCGTCGCACCTGGCGCACGCTCTCAAGGGTGTTGCCGGAAACCTGGGGGCCGAAAGGCTTCAGGAGACGGCCAGGGCCGTGGAGGCGGCAGCCACGGCGGGAACGGATTTCACCGCCGAGTTGGACGCCTTTGACGAGGTCTTTGGCGAGGCCGTGCGGGCTCTCGCCGCGATCCCGGACGCGGGGGACGAGGCGGACAAGGGCGCGCTTCCGGCCTCCTTCGAGATGTTGATCGAGGCCCTTGAGGAGATGCGGCAGGCCTTGCGCACTCGGAAGCCGAAACTGTGCCGCGAGGCGTTGGAGAGGATGAAGGCGCTCCAGTGGCCGGAGTCCCTCCGAAAGGAGTTCTCCCGAGTCGGGATGCTCGTCGGGAAATACGATTTCAAGGCGGCGCTTTCGCTGGTGGAAAGCATGGACGACAAGCTCAAGGAGTAG
- a CDS encoding response regulator: MPLDDKPLNDKPTVLIVDDISTNIDVLVETLEDQYEILVALDGETALETALEDLPDIILLDIMMPEMDGYEVCRRLKADARTADIPVIFVTAMDDVGNETKGLSLGAIDYITKPISPDMVRVRVANHLHLAQQHRMCRNQVEEQVHEIRRGQTDAIHMLGLAGHYNDDDTGVHIWRMANYAKRLAKEIGWSVDMQEMLVLAAPMHDTGKIGIPDSILKKPGKLDESEWVIMKKHTVYGHKILSVATSPLFDMAGAIALYHHERWAGGGYPENLEGEAIPEAARIVAVADVFDALTMKRPYKEEWPVARALEYIRDSGGHFEPRLAEAFCAAEKDIVDIKTHWSDREKGLSS, translated from the coding sequence ATGCCCCTGGATGACAAGCCTCTGAACGACAAGCCGACCGTTCTGATCGTGGACGACATCTCGACCAACATCGACGTGTTGGTCGAGACCCTGGAGGACCAGTACGAGATACTGGTGGCCCTGGACGGGGAGACCGCCCTTGAAACGGCCTTGGAGGACCTCCCGGACATCATCCTGCTCGACATCATGATGCCCGAAATGGACGGCTACGAGGTGTGCAGGCGGCTCAAGGCCGATGCCCGCACGGCGGACATCCCGGTCATATTCGTGACGGCCATGGACGATGTGGGCAACGAGACCAAGGGGCTCTCCCTCGGGGCCATCGACTACATTACCAAACCCATCTCGCCGGACATGGTCCGGGTCCGGGTGGCCAACCACCTGCATCTCGCTCAGCAGCACCGCATGTGCCGCAATCAGGTGGAGGAGCAGGTTCACGAGATCCGCCGGGGCCAGACGGACGCCATCCACATGCTCGGTCTGGCCGGGCACTACAACGACGACGACACGGGCGTTCATATCTGGCGGATGGCGAATTACGCCAAGCGACTGGCCAAGGAGATAGGCTGGTCCGTGGACATGCAGGAAATGCTCGTTCTGGCGGCTCCCATGCACGACACGGGCAAGATCGGCATTCCGGACAGCATCCTCAAGAAGCCCGGCAAGCTGGACGAGAGCGAGTGGGTCATCATGAAGAAGCACACGGTATACGGGCACAAGATTCTGTCCGTGGCCACCTCGCCCCTCTTCGATATGGCCGGGGCGATCGCCCTGTACCATCACGAGCGGTGGGCTGGCGGCGGCTATCCCGAGAATCTGGAGGGCGAGGCCATTCCCGAGGCGGCCAGGATCGTGGCCGTGGCCGACGTGTTCGACGCGCTGACCATGAAGCGGCCCTACAAGGAAGAGTGGCCCGTGGCGCGGGCCTTGGAATACATCCGCGACAGCGGCGGTCATTTCGAGCCGAGGCTGGCCGAGGCGTTCTGCGCCGCCGAAAAGGACATCGTGGACATCAAGACGCACTGGTCGGACAGGGAAAAGGGACTGTCTTCCTGA
- a CDS encoding glycosyltransferase — protein MADPMFKVDMHVHSRYSTRPSQWILQKIGCPESFTEPRRLYDIAIARGMDMVTVTDHNTIAGALEIAHLPKTFISEEITTYFPEDRCKLHVLAYDITEAQHEDIQRCRENVFELVPYLREQGIVHVLAHPLFAVNDRLTPAHFEQALLLFNILEENGTRDARQNKNLRDIVTRLTPLDIDRLANLHGIEPWGDEPWEKGLTGGSDDHSSLNIARMHTLFPGRPTLNNILTGLRDNTSRPAGTPANPRTMAHNLYGIAYQFYRSRTGSLAPEVSEHLCFRFIKSALAPGVDPKPSLSSLLQRIIGRGKATLHREYGPTDSVQGLLLKEAADIIAHDPSLLRIARGKVDDVVTLEREWARFVSLAANRVLAQFADRTLNSVLGANLFDVFHSIGSAGSLYTLLAPYFVGYDLFSTERAFSNSCSDRFRKKNTRTNDDLKIAHFTDTFDEINGVARTIRQQLKMVARHGKDMTVITCGAKADVPGAVSFEPVGRFDIPEYPEISLAYPPFLDMLTHCFEQEYDCILAATPGPVGLAALAISKILKLPFHGTYHTAFPEYVGAFTEDAALEDGCWRYMSWFYNQMQIIYAPSEATKFELIDRGIDPGKIVTYPRGVDTERFHPSKRNGFFNQFEVGGGVKLLYVGRVSKEKGLDVLTEAFRKASRMRDAIQLIVVGDGPYLPEMQRALRSTPTTFTGVLKGEALAQAYASADLFVFPSATDTFGNVVLEAQASGLPVIVTDKGGPAENVLANETGLIVPAGDPDSLLRAILHMVDSPERIQYMRRKARSHVEKRTFDATFLKTWEIFGSHVAA, from the coding sequence ATGGCTGACCCCATGTTCAAGGTGGACATGCATGTCCACTCCCGCTATTCCACGCGCCCGTCGCAGTGGATTCTGCAAAAGATCGGCTGCCCCGAGAGCTTCACCGAGCCGCGCCGACTCTACGACATCGCCATTGCCCGCGGCATGGACATGGTTACCGTCACCGACCACAACACCATTGCCGGGGCGCTGGAGATCGCGCATCTGCCGAAGACCTTCATCAGCGAGGAGATCACCACCTACTTTCCCGAGGACCGCTGCAAGCTCCACGTACTCGCCTACGACATCACCGAGGCCCAGCACGAGGACATCCAGCGTTGCCGGGAGAACGTCTTCGAGCTGGTTCCCTACCTTCGCGAACAGGGCATCGTCCACGTCCTGGCCCATCCCCTTTTCGCCGTCAACGACCGCCTGACCCCGGCGCACTTCGAACAGGCCCTGCTCCTCTTCAACATCCTGGAGGAGAACGGCACGCGCGACGCCCGGCAGAACAAAAACCTGCGAGACATAGTCACCCGGCTGACCCCGCTCGACATCGACCGGCTGGCCAACCTGCACGGCATCGAGCCCTGGGGCGACGAACCGTGGGAGAAGGGCCTCACCGGCGGCTCCGACGACCACAGCTCGCTGAACATCGCCCGGATGCACACGTTATTTCCCGGCCGTCCCACCCTGAACAACATCCTGACCGGGCTGCGCGACAACACCTCCAGACCCGCCGGGACCCCGGCCAATCCCCGGACCATGGCCCACAACCTTTACGGCATCGCCTACCAGTTCTACAGGTCGCGCACGGGCTCACTCGCCCCCGAGGTCTCGGAGCACCTCTGCTTCCGGTTCATCAAGTCCGCCCTGGCCCCCGGCGTGGACCCCAAGCCGTCTCTCTCCTCCCTGCTCCAGCGCATCATCGGCCGGGGCAAGGCCACCCTTCACAGGGAATACGGCCCCACCGACTCGGTCCAGGGCCTGCTCCTCAAAGAGGCCGCCGACATCATCGCCCACGACCCGTCCCTCCTGCGCATCGCCAGGGGCAAAGTCGACGACGTCGTCACCCTGGAACGCGAATGGGCCCGTTTCGTCTCCCTGGCCGCCAACCGCGTCCTCGCCCAGTTCGCGGACCGGACCCTCAACTCGGTCCTCGGGGCCAACCTCTTCGACGTCTTTCACTCCATCGGCTCCGCAGGCTCCCTCTACACCCTGCTCGCCCCCTATTTCGTGGGCTACGACCTCTTCTCCACCGAGCGGGCCTTCTCCAACTCGTGCAGCGACAGGTTCCGCAAGAAAAACACGCGAACCAACGACGACCTCAAAATCGCCCACTTCACCGACACCTTCGACGAAATCAACGGCGTCGCCCGGACCATCCGCCAGCAGTTGAAGATGGTCGCCCGCCACGGCAAGGACATGACCGTCATCACCTGCGGCGCCAAGGCCGACGTGCCCGGCGCGGTGTCCTTCGAACCAGTGGGGCGCTTCGACATCCCGGAATACCCCGAAATTTCCCTGGCCTACCCGCCCTTCCTCGACATGCTCACCCACTGCTTCGAGCAGGAATACGACTGCATCCTGGCGGCCACGCCCGGCCCGGTCGGCCTGGCGGCCCTGGCCATCTCCAAGATTCTCAAGCTCCCGTTCCACGGCACCTATCACACGGCCTTCCCCGAGTACGTCGGGGCGTTCACCGAGGACGCGGCCCTGGAAGACGGCTGCTGGCGCTACATGTCCTGGTTCTACAACCAGATGCAGATCATCTACGCGCCGAGTGAAGCCACCAAGTTCGAGCTCATCGACCGAGGCATCGATCCCGGCAAAATCGTCACCTATCCGCGCGGCGTGGACACAGAGCGGTTCCACCCCTCCAAGCGCAACGGATTCTTCAACCAGTTCGAAGTGGGCGGCGGCGTCAAGCTCCTCTACGTGGGCCGAGTGTCCAAGGAAAAGGGCCTCGACGTGCTTACCGAGGCGTTCCGCAAGGCGTCCCGTATGCGCGACGCCATCCAACTGATCGTGGTAGGCGACGGTCCGTACCTGCCCGAAATGCAGCGCGCCCTGCGCTCCACGCCCACGACCTTCACCGGCGTGCTCAAAGGGGAGGCCCTGGCCCAGGCGTATGCCAGCGCGGACCTCTTCGTCTTCCCCTCGGCCACGGACACCTTCGGCAACGTGGTCCTCGAAGCGCAGGCCTCCGGACTGCCCGTCATCGTCACCGACAAGGGCGGCCCGGCCGAAAACGTCCTGGCCAACGAAACAGGGCTCATCGTCCCGGCAGGGGACCCCGACTCCCTGCTCCGGGCCATCCTCCACATGGTCGACAGCCCCGAGCGCATCCAATACATGCGCCGCAAGGCCCGCTCCCACGTGGAGAAGCGCACCTTCGACGCCACGTTCCTCAAGACCTGGGAAATCTTCGGCTCCCACGTGGCCGCCTAG
- a CDS encoding TraR/DksA family transcriptional regulator: protein MTRNQIREIRSHLIQGLHSINGQLDSGSTVLENCPDDTDFAAQLAQHGLNVAMQRRHVTRIRELEAALKRLSHSDYGICEECGEEIGVARLKANPSARLCVACQSAEEDGLSRRCA from the coding sequence ATGACCCGAAACCAGATCAGGGAAATACGGTCCCATCTTATTCAGGGACTGCACAGCATCAACGGCCAATTGGACAGCGGCAGCACCGTTCTCGAGAACTGCCCGGACGACACCGACTTCGCAGCACAACTCGCCCAGCACGGGCTCAACGTGGCCATGCAGCGGCGCCACGTGACCCGCATCCGCGAGCTCGAAGCGGCCCTCAAACGCCTTTCCCATTCCGACTACGGCATCTGCGAGGAATGCGGCGAGGAGATCGGAGTGGCCCGGCTCAAAGCAAACCCATCGGCCCGCCTCTGCGTGGCTTGCCAATCCGCGGAGGAGGACGGCCTGAGTCGCCGTTGCGCCTAG
- a CDS encoding DMT family transporter, producing MTLEKLQMKKGIIAMKWIFVLFALLAGALMPVQAGINLRLRGSLGDPVWAAAVSFGVGTLVLLGYLLAVRAPAPSLAMAGTAPVWSWTGGALGAFFVFATIVLAGKIGATSMMAWLLAGQLSAALVLDHYGLLSYQVHTVSWPRILGVVLLLAGAMLVNKY from the coding sequence ATGACTCTCGAAAAACTCCAGATGAAGAAAGGGATTATTGCTATGAAGTGGATATTCGTACTGTTTGCCCTGCTCGCCGGGGCATTGATGCCGGTACAGGCGGGCATCAATCTTCGTCTTCGCGGTTCCCTGGGCGACCCGGTTTGGGCCGCGGCGGTTTCCTTTGGCGTCGGCACCCTGGTCCTGTTGGGCTATCTGCTGGCCGTGCGCGCGCCAGCGCCTTCCCTCGCCATGGCCGGGACGGCTCCGGTCTGGTCCTGGACGGGCGGTGCGTTGGGGGCGTTCTTCGTCTTCGCGACCATTGTTCTGGCCGGAAAGATAGGAGCGACCTCCATGATGGCGTGGCTCCTGGCGGGTCAGCTTTCGGCCGCCCTGGTGCTGGACCATTACGGGCTGCTCAGTTATCAGGTGCATACCGTGTCCTGGCCCCGCATCCTGGGAGTCGTTCTGCTCCTGGCCGGTGCCATGCTGGTCAACAAGTATTAG